In a single window of the Nodularia spumigena CCY9414 genome:
- a CDS encoding MraY family glycosyltransferase, with amino-acid sequence MVYLIKNQLSAHLIDIPNERSSHTQPTPRGGGLGFVASFFIVSWCFSWLFTPNTVSTAHINVSHIWLVLLPLTVVGLLDDRSHIPARLRYLVQIVAASIAISFFGIFPQPWLTNLGPVGITVAILLTLVGMTALINFYNFMDGLDGLVGGITMIQLSLIALMGNQPLWVLLIAALAGFLYWNWSPAKIFMGDVGSTVLGATVAIALFNYSHDASAVQSWSALTITLPIAGDAIYTLICRLKRRENIFKAHRTHLYQRLHQAGWNHSQVAISYMIFTSAIGLNIYLLGSVGAWINLLITIAAIAFLEMYLKQLTTYSREKVLTKDVKDVNDASK; translated from the coding sequence TTGGTCTATCTGATCAAAAATCAACTTAGCGCCCATCTCATAGATATTCCCAATGAGCGCAGTTCCCACACTCAACCCACCCCCAGAGGTGGAGGACTGGGTTTTGTAGCCTCCTTCTTCATTGTCAGTTGGTGCTTTTCCTGGCTATTCACCCCCAATACCGTCAGTACAGCCCACATCAATGTCAGTCATATCTGGTTAGTTCTGCTCCCTCTGACAGTGGTTGGCTTGCTGGACGACCGTTCGCACATTCCTGCTAGGCTGAGATACTTAGTACAGATAGTTGCAGCCAGTATAGCCATATCTTTCTTTGGTATCTTTCCCCAACCCTGGTTAACCAACCTCGGTCCGGTTGGTATTACAGTCGCTATCCTTCTCACCCTCGTGGGTATGACCGCCCTGATTAACTTCTACAACTTCATGGATGGTTTAGATGGTCTAGTAGGGGGGATAACCATGATTCAACTGAGTTTGATAGCACTGATGGGAAATCAACCTCTGTGGGTGCTGCTAATCGCTGCTCTAGCGGGATTTTTGTACTGGAACTGGTCCCCCGCCAAGATATTTATGGGAGATGTAGGTAGCACTGTCTTAGGGGCTACAGTAGCCATAGCCCTATTCAATTATTCCCATGATGCCTCTGCTGTGCAATCATGGTCGGCCTTAACCATCACCCTACCCATCGCTGGAGACGCTATTTATACCTTAATTTGCAGGTTAAAGCGCCGGGAAAACATTTTTAAAGCCCATCGCACTCACTTATATCAACGCTTACACCAAGCCGGATGGAATCACTCCCAGGTAGCCATTAGCTATATGATATTTACCAGTGCCATAGGCCTGAACATTTATCTGTTGGGTAGCGTTGGAGCCTGGATAAACTTACTCATAACAATAGCCGCGATCGCCTTTCTGGAAATGTATTTAAAGCAACTTACTACATATTCTCGTGAGAAAGTATTGACAAAAGACGTAAAAGATGTAAATGATGCAAGTAAATAA